Part of the Cystobacter ferrugineus genome, GGAGTGGGTGCTCCGCTGAGCGAGGAGCTGGTCGTCCTCACCGGGGGGCTGGTGGTCGCGCGCAGCGGCGCGAGCTTTCCCCTCATGGTGCTCGCCGCCTACCTGGGCATTCTCGCCGGAGACAGCGCGCTGTACCGGATCGGCTACGCCCTCGGCCCTCGGGTCTTCACCCATCCGCGGCTGGCCAGGATGTTGCCCCCCGCCCGCGTGACGCTCCTTCAGGAGATGTACATGAAGCGTGGGCCCATGGCGGTGTGGCTCGCACGTTTCCTGCCGGGGTTGCGCGCTCCGGCCTACCTGCTCGCGGGCGCCACGCGGCTGCCCTACCGCCAGTTCCTCCTGGCCGATGGTTCCGCCGCTTGGATACCGGCTCTGGGCATGACCTGGCTGGGTGTGCGTTTCGGTCCCCGGGTGCTCGTGGATGTGCAGGGGGGCCTGCGCTGGCTGCTCGCGCTCGTGTTCGCCGTGGGCGTGGCCGTGCTCGTGCGCCGCTGGTTCCGGCAGCGCGCCGCGCTTCGGGCCTCGCGCATTCTCGGGACTCCCGAACAGGAGGCCTGAGCCTCCGTCCTCACTCCGGCAGGCGTGGCAACAGGACGGTCAGCTCAAGCCCCGTATCCTCCTGTGTCACCGAGACCTGACCCTCCGCCCGGCGCGCGAGCCGCTCCAGCGAGGCCTGGGCGCGGGACAGGGGAGGGCGGACGACCTGGGCCTGGACGCGCAGCCGCCACTGCTGTGCTCCCTCCGGCTGGTCCACCCGCATCACCGTCTCCGAGGCGCCCGCTCCCGTC contains:
- a CDS encoding DedA family protein, whose protein sequence is MRTLWPSGGTVEEQIALWIAGFSYPAVFLLLVLCGVGAPLSEELVVLTGGLVVARSGASFPLMVLAAYLGILAGDSALYRIGYALGPRVFTHPRLARMLPPARVTLLQEMYMKRGPMAVWLARFLPGLRAPAYLLAGATRLPYRQFLLADGSAAWIPALGMTWLGVRFGPRVLVDVQGGLRWLLALVFAVGVAVLVRRWFRQRAALRASRILGTPEQEA